One segment of Ureibacillus thermophilus DNA contains the following:
- a CDS encoding ABC transporter ATP-binding protein: MVKLKLEHLHKAYHQFDAIKDVNFEIQDQEFIVIVGPSGCGKSTLLRLIAGLEEPSHGQIIMDGQCINHLSPKERNVSFVFQNFALYPHMNVYHNLAFGLKSRKTPKEEIESRIQNIAKLLHIEDLLKRKPNELSGGQLQRIAIGRAIIRDANLLLMDEPLSNLDAQLRIKMRKELIQLHQHLKTTTLYVTHDQAEAMTMATRLVVMNQGTIQQIGTPQEIYNRPKNVFVAGFIGSPSMNFFNGIINNGKIQIDSLSIPLLESQLTLLEDYNQQEIIIGIRPEDFSFNPKRGISFQAKAEIVESLGAEVLVHFKLGEQPFTARLKPTANVQAGQPHTLSIDLEKIHFFESQTKNRIF; the protein is encoded by the coding sequence ATGGTCAAGTTAAAATTAGAGCATCTGCACAAAGCCTATCACCAATTCGATGCTATTAAGGATGTCAATTTTGAGATTCAAGATCAGGAATTTATTGTGATTGTTGGTCCTTCCGGCTGCGGTAAATCGACTCTATTGCGACTTATTGCAGGGTTGGAGGAGCCTTCCCACGGACAAATTATCATGGATGGGCAATGCATCAATCATCTTTCACCAAAGGAACGCAATGTTTCCTTTGTCTTTCAAAATTTTGCCCTTTATCCCCATATGAATGTTTACCACAATTTGGCCTTCGGATTAAAAAGCCGGAAAACCCCAAAAGAGGAAATTGAATCTCGCATCCAAAATATTGCTAAACTTTTGCATATTGAAGATTTATTAAAACGAAAGCCTAATGAACTTTCAGGAGGGCAGCTGCAGCGCATAGCCATTGGACGGGCCATTATCCGGGATGCCAACCTTTTGTTAATGGATGAACCCCTTTCCAACTTAGATGCTCAACTACGCATAAAAATGCGAAAAGAGCTCATTCAACTCCATCAACACCTAAAAACAACAACCCTTTATGTAACCCATGACCAAGCTGAAGCTATGACGATGGCTACTCGCCTTGTCGTCATGAATCAAGGAACTATCCAACAAATCGGAACACCGCAGGAAATATACAATCGGCCAAAAAATGTATTTGTGGCAGGGTTCATCGGCTCACCAAGCATGAACTTTTTCAACGGCATCATAAATAACGGAAAAATTCAAATCGACTCCCTTTCAATTCCTCTATTAGAAAGTCAATTGACTCTTTTAGAAGATTACAATCAGCAAGAAATCATCATCGGAATTCGGCCGGAAGATTTTTCATTCAATCCAAAAAGAGGCATCAGTTTCCAAGCAAAAGCAGAAATCGTTGAATCTTTAGGTGCTGAAGTTCTTGTCCACTTCAAATTAGGAGAGCAGCCCTTCACCGCCCGATTGAAACCAACAGCGAATGTTCAAGCTGGACAACCTCACACCTTATCAATAGATTTAGAGAAAATACATTTTTTTGAAAGCCAAACAAAAAATCGGATTTTTTAA
- the modA gene encoding molybdate ABC transporter substrate-binding protein, which translates to MKKLCMFTTILLCSFILAACSNSDQESKEVKLTVSAAASLKDALDEIKQHYEKEHPDVSLTFNYGSSGSLKQQILQGAPVDLFFSAAIEPYNELVEKGIIEEGTNLLGNELALIVPKNNSSIKRFEDLAAEEIHKMSIGTPETVPAGLYAKETLERMNLWEAVESKLVYAKDVRQVLSYVETGNVDAGIVYKTDALVSDKVKIAATADESIHAPIMYPVGVIKESQNYDAAKSFYQYLQSENAIKVFEAYGFTVK; encoded by the coding sequence ATGAAAAAATTGTGCATGTTCACGACAATTTTGTTATGTTCTTTCATTCTTGCAGCATGTTCGAACTCCGACCAGGAAAGTAAAGAGGTTAAACTTACGGTATCCGCAGCAGCTAGTTTAAAGGATGCTTTAGATGAAATAAAACAGCACTACGAAAAGGAACATCCGGATGTTTCCTTAACCTTCAATTACGGCTCTTCTGGTTCTCTTAAGCAGCAAATCCTTCAAGGGGCGCCTGTCGATTTATTCTTCTCTGCGGCAATAGAGCCCTATAACGAACTTGTTGAAAAAGGCATTATAGAAGAAGGTACCAACCTGCTTGGAAATGAACTTGCATTAATTGTTCCCAAAAACAATTCTTCCATTAAACGTTTTGAAGACCTTGCAGCTGAAGAAATCCATAAAATGTCCATTGGAACGCCTGAAACTGTCCCAGCCGGCCTATACGCAAAAGAAACCCTTGAACGGATGAATTTATGGGAAGCTGTGGAATCCAAATTGGTGTATGCAAAAGATGTCCGACAAGTGTTGTCCTATGTGGAGACGGGCAATGTGGATGCAGGCATTGTTTATAAAACGGATGCATTAGTTTCCGATAAAGTCAAAATTGCAGCAACAGCAGATGAAAGCATCCATGCGCCAATAATGTATCCTGTTGGGGTCATCAAGGAATCACAAAATTATGATGCAGCCAAATCCTTTTATCAATATTTGCAAAGCGAAAATGCAATAAAGGTGTTTGAAGCCTATGGATTTACTGTTAAATAA
- the modB gene encoding molybdate ABC transporter permease subunit, whose translation MDLLLNKEFWTPVWLSIKTAAIAGMIVIVFGTIAGRLLSRKNFRGKVLLETFLLLPMVLPPTVVGFFLIVIFGKNSPVGQFLEWLFQQPVIFTWYAAVIAAVVVAFPLMYQSAKAGFEAIDKDIEDAARIDGASEWRIFLYISIPLASKSLISGSILSFARALGEFGATLMFAGNIPGETQTIPTAIYIAIESGNMAWAWMWCISIFLLSFALLLVVQLKNKRRL comes from the coding sequence ATGGATTTACTGTTAAATAAAGAATTTTGGACTCCGGTTTGGCTATCTATTAAAACGGCTGCCATTGCAGGAATGATTGTAATCGTCTTTGGAACGATTGCCGGAAGGTTGCTCTCGCGGAAAAATTTTAGAGGGAAAGTTCTGCTAGAAACGTTTCTTCTGCTTCCGATGGTGCTTCCTCCAACCGTTGTCGGCTTTTTCCTTATTGTGATTTTTGGGAAAAACAGCCCAGTGGGACAATTTTTAGAGTGGTTATTTCAGCAGCCCGTCATTTTCACTTGGTATGCAGCGGTAATTGCAGCGGTGGTCGTCGCTTTCCCTTTAATGTATCAATCCGCAAAAGCAGGATTTGAAGCCATCGACAAAGATATTGAAGATGCCGCAAGAATTGACGGGGCAAGCGAATGGAGAATTTTCTTGTATATTTCTATCCCCCTTGCTTCAAAATCGCTCATCTCCGGAAGCATATTAAGCTTTGCCCGGGCGTTGGGGGAATTTGGGGCAACGTTGATGTTTGCTGGAAATATTCCGGGAGAAACGCAAACTATCCCAACCGCCATTTATATTGCCATCGAATCAGGCAATATGGCTTGGGCTTGGATGTGGTGCATATCCATCTTCCTGCTTTCCTTCGCACTACTTTTAGTGGTTCAATTGAAAAATAAAAGGAGGCTCTAA
- the moaD gene encoding molybdopterin converting factor subunit 1, with protein MIKVLLFAHLQEAVGQSKVMVELEGCTVQDVKKWMEKEYPQLSLEQMMAAVNEEFVTDDAFVKDGDTLAFIPPISGG; from the coding sequence ATGATTAAGGTATTGTTATTTGCCCACTTGCAAGAAGCCGTTGGACAATCAAAGGTCATGGTAGAGTTAGAGGGCTGCACAGTACAAGATGTGAAGAAATGGATGGAGAAGGAATATCCTCAACTTTCTTTGGAGCAAATGATGGCTGCAGTGAATGAAGAATTTGTCACAGATGATGCATTCGTAAAAGATGGCGATACCCTTGCCTTCATTCCGCCGATTAGCGGAGGGTGA
- a CDS encoding molybdenum cofactor biosynthesis protein MoaE: protein MGTSLFEIVEHPIDVEEVRKKVVNRNAGAITLFVGTVREMTNGKKTLFLEYQAYPEMAVKMFEQIAKEIKERWPEAKIAITHRVGQLEITEIAVVIAVSSPHRKAAYEANEYAIERLKQIVPIWKKEHWEDGSEWIGDQLENVPYAEGKPRF from the coding sequence ATGGGAACGTCATTGTTTGAAATTGTTGAACATCCCATTGATGTTGAAGAGGTCAGAAAGAAAGTGGTAAACCGCAATGCCGGCGCAATCACCTTATTTGTCGGAACTGTGCGTGAAATGACCAATGGGAAAAAGACGTTATTTTTGGAATATCAAGCATATCCGGAAATGGCGGTAAAAATGTTTGAACAGATTGCAAAAGAAATTAAGGAACGCTGGCCGGAAGCGAAAATCGCCATTACCCATCGAGTGGGCCAGTTGGAAATTACAGAAATTGCTGTAGTCATTGCCGTATCTTCCCCCCACAGGAAAGCAGCATATGAAGCGAATGAATATGCCATTGAGCGACTTAAACAAATTGTGCCAATCTGGAAAAAAGAGCATTGGGAAGACGGCAGCGAATGGATTGGCGATCAATTGGAAAATGTGCCATATGCGGAAGGAAAACCACGATTCTGA
- the mobB gene encoding molybdopterin-guanine dinucleotide biosynthesis protein B: MALGRYRKILQIVGYSGSGKTTLMENLISQAAAQGLRVGAIKHHGHGGIPEEFSKDNVRHEQAGACVAAVEGHGTLRLSIHQESWTLDEILMMYDLFNLDLILIEGYKQERFRKVILLRSPEEMELLEKLSNILCVIHWPTCVIEKKMDYPVFSIDEEERYIKFLMEEWRGNHGNVIV, translated from the coding sequence GTGGCCTTGGGACGATATCGTAAAATCTTACAAATTGTAGGGTATTCTGGCAGCGGAAAAACTACGTTGATGGAAAATCTTATTTCCCAAGCAGCTGCTCAAGGTTTGCGCGTTGGTGCAATTAAACACCACGGGCATGGAGGCATCCCAGAGGAATTCTCTAAAGACAACGTTCGCCATGAACAAGCAGGAGCCTGTGTTGCAGCAGTGGAAGGGCACGGTACATTGCGTTTAAGCATTCATCAGGAGAGCTGGACATTGGATGAAATATTAATGATGTATGATTTGTTTAATCTCGATCTCATTTTGATAGAAGGCTATAAACAGGAACGATTCAGGAAAGTGATTCTTTTGCGAAGTCCAGAGGAGATGGAGCTGCTTGAAAAGTTGTCCAATATTTTATGCGTCATCCACTGGCCAACTTGTGTAATAGAGAAAAAGATGGATTATCCTGTTTTCTCCATTGACGAAGAGGAACGGTACATAAAATTTTTGATGGAAGAATGGAGGGGAAATCATGGGAACGTCATTGTTTGA
- the glp gene encoding gephyrin-like molybdotransferase Glp, whose protein sequence is MLEKRNPIPVGEAVRRVMEFAFEAKKEVVPLTKAHGRFLAEDIAADIDVPAFDRSPYDGFAIRSIDSKGASRDNPVIFKVVGEIGAGYVFEGTVGKQEAVRIMTGAPIPKGCDAVVMLELTQEFEENGQSFMSIKRPFEAGTNISYRGEEVRKGEALIEKGEFINPGVIALLATFGVSDVPVFRKPVVGVIATGSELVEPGEALQPGKIRNSNAYMMMAQVERAGGTAMYLGKLKDDLEECIDAVLKAMQEVDLLITTGGVSVGDFDNVPAIYEAIGAKVLFNKVAMRPGSVTTVAVKDEKLLFGLSGNPSACYVGFELFVRPILRKAFGSKRPHLKRAQAILGADFPKPNPFTRFVRGTAFHENGTLKAIPSGFDKSSAVSSLAKANAFIVLPRGSRGYEKGMQVDVLLLDDQEGSEWPWDDIVKSYKL, encoded by the coding sequence TTGTTGGAAAAAAGAAATCCCATACCAGTAGGGGAAGCGGTTCGTAGGGTAATGGAATTTGCCTTTGAAGCGAAGAAAGAAGTTGTGCCTTTAACGAAAGCGCATGGCCGTTTTTTAGCGGAAGATATTGCGGCAGATATAGATGTTCCAGCCTTTGACCGCTCTCCTTATGACGGTTTTGCAATCCGTTCTATCGATAGTAAGGGTGCAAGCAGGGACAATCCCGTAATTTTTAAAGTCGTGGGGGAAATTGGTGCAGGATATGTCTTTGAGGGAACGGTGGGCAAGCAAGAAGCGGTAAGAATTATGACGGGCGCTCCGATTCCTAAAGGATGCGATGCTGTGGTGATGCTAGAGTTGACCCAGGAATTTGAAGAAAATGGCCAAAGTTTTATGTCCATTAAACGTCCTTTTGAAGCAGGAACGAATATTTCTTATCGCGGCGAGGAAGTTCGAAAGGGAGAGGCACTCATCGAAAAAGGAGAGTTCATTAACCCTGGAGTGATTGCGTTGCTTGCAACCTTTGGGGTGTCGGATGTGCCTGTTTTCCGAAAACCGGTTGTTGGCGTGATTGCAACAGGCAGCGAACTGGTGGAGCCGGGGGAAGCTTTGCAGCCGGGAAAAATCCGCAACAGCAATGCTTATATGATGATGGCTCAAGTGGAGCGGGCAGGGGGTACGGCAATGTATTTAGGCAAGTTGAAAGATGACCTTGAAGAATGCATTGATGCTGTTTTGAAAGCGATGCAAGAAGTGGATTTATTAATCACTACTGGCGGCGTATCTGTCGGCGATTTTGACAATGTGCCTGCGATTTATGAAGCAATCGGCGCAAAAGTATTGTTTAATAAAGTGGCGATGCGGCCGGGAAGCGTGACAACGGTGGCTGTGAAGGATGAGAAGCTATTGTTTGGGCTTTCCGGAAATCCATCCGCCTGCTACGTTGGATTTGAACTGTTCGTTCGTCCAATTCTTCGGAAAGCATTTGGCTCTAAACGCCCGCACCTAAAAAGAGCCCAGGCCATCTTAGGGGCGGACTTTCCAAAACCAAATCCTTTTACCCGTTTTGTGAGAGGAACAGCTTTTCATGAAAATGGGACATTAAAAGCCATTCCTTCCGGGTTTGATAAATCAAGTGCTGTTTCTTCTTTAGCAAAAGCCAATGCTTTCATTGTACTCCCAAGGGGTTCCAGGGGATATGAAAAGGGAATGCAGGTGGATGTATTGTTGCTTGATGACCAAGAAGGAAGTGAGTGGCCTTGGGACGATATCGTAAAATCTTACAAATTGTAG
- a CDS encoding MoeB/ThiF family adenylyltransferase, with protein sequence MSDRYSRQQLFRPIGEKGQEMLKQKHVLIVGIGALGSASAEALARAGVGKLTLVDRDYVEWSNLQRQQLYTEQDAEEKLPKAIAAKNRLQAINSSIEVKGYVLDAFSEPFAELLKDVDVILDATDNFDVRYLINDLSQKYYIPWIYGSCVGSYGATYTIFPGKTPCLRCLQKVITNTGLTCDTIGIISPAVQITAAYQVAEVLKILVGDEEALRKTYLLFDVWKNQHYEINVEKMQNEDCPSCGMHPTFPFLSYESQTKLEVLCGRDAVQIRPAKPLSYSLDELAHRLQNYGRIQRNPFLISCLMENVRVVIFKDGRVMIHGIQEIEKAKSIYYRLLG encoded by the coding sequence ATGAGTGATCGATATTCAAGACAACAATTATTTCGCCCCATTGGAGAAAAAGGACAGGAGATGCTGAAGCAAAAACACGTCCTGATTGTAGGCATTGGTGCATTGGGCAGCGCATCGGCAGAAGCCTTAGCAAGAGCCGGCGTCGGGAAACTTACCTTGGTGGACCGGGATTATGTGGAGTGGAGCAATTTGCAAAGGCAGCAATTGTACACGGAGCAGGATGCAGAGGAGAAACTGCCTAAAGCGATTGCAGCAAAAAACCGGCTTCAAGCAATCAACTCAAGCATTGAAGTAAAAGGGTATGTACTTGACGCTTTCTCCGAACCATTTGCGGAACTCTTAAAAGATGTGGATGTAATTTTGGATGCAACGGATAATTTTGATGTCCGCTATTTAATCAATGACCTTTCCCAAAAATATTACATTCCTTGGATTTATGGTTCCTGTGTGGGAAGCTACGGTGCCACTTACACCATCTTTCCCGGAAAAACCCCTTGCCTTCGCTGTTTGCAAAAGGTCATTACGAATACAGGGCTCACTTGCGACACGATTGGCATCATTAGCCCAGCGGTTCAAATTACCGCAGCCTATCAAGTGGCAGAAGTGTTGAAAATTTTAGTGGGTGATGAAGAGGCGCTGAGAAAGACGTATTTACTCTTTGATGTATGGAAAAATCAGCATTATGAAATCAATGTGGAAAAAATGCAGAATGAGGATTGTCCTTCATGCGGGATGCATCCGACGTTTCCGTTTTTATCTTATGAATCTCAAACGAAATTGGAAGTATTGTGCGGTCGGGATGCGGTGCAAATTCGTCCGGCAAAACCCCTCTCTTATTCTTTGGACGAACTTGCCCATCGCCTGCAAAATTACGGGAGAATCCAAAGAAATCCATTTTTAATTTCATGTCTAATGGAAAATGTTCGAGTGGTGATTTTCAAAGATGGACGCGTCATGATTCATGGCATTCAAGAAATTGAAAAAGCGAAAAGCATTTATTATCGATTATTAGGATAA
- a CDS encoding MogA/MoaB family molybdenum cofactor biosynthesis protein has protein sequence MHLTKQIPIHAAILTVSDTRTKDDDLSGQKIKSLLEGASFHVADYQIVKDEPSEIASHIQNWCEHESINAIIVTGGTGFTPRDQTYETIVPLLEKEMTGFGELFRYLSYEEIGAKAMFSRATAGCRNQTAIYLLPGSQNAVTLAMTKLILPTVQHFVSELNRQ, from the coding sequence TTGCACCTTACAAAACAAATTCCTATCCATGCCGCTATCTTAACGGTAAGCGACACACGTACAAAAGACGATGACCTCAGCGGACAAAAAATCAAATCATTGCTTGAAGGGGCTTCTTTTCACGTTGCAGATTACCAAATCGTCAAAGATGAGCCTTCAGAAATCGCAAGCCACATTCAAAACTGGTGCGAACATGAAAGCATCAATGCCATTATCGTGACAGGGGGCACCGGCTTTACACCAAGGGACCAAACTTACGAAACGATTGTTCCACTTTTGGAGAAAGAAATGACTGGCTTCGGGGAATTGTTCCGCTACTTAAGCTATGAAGAAATCGGAGCAAAAGCGATGTTTAGCCGTGCCACAGCGGGATGCAGAAATCAAACAGCCATCTATTTATTGCCAGGCTCCCAAAATGCCGTAACGCTTGCCATGACCAAACTTATTCTCCCAACGGTGCAACATTTTGTGAGCGAGCTGAACCGCCAATGA
- the mobA gene encoding molybdenum cofactor guanylyltransferase, whose product MNMAGVVLAGGQSSRFGRPKMFEIFEEEPLYKKSLKALQGNSLHPIIIATNAELQPNFAEENVVFHIETTLHQGPLVALQNVMQHFPDVDWFVVLASDMPFIDADFIRKMLNQIDDRYEAIVPKQNSKIQPLAAIYRRRTLPILDSVIQQHKRSMKDFLKELKVCYVKFDEECQTFANINTQQDLLEILKKEKK is encoded by the coding sequence ATGAACATGGCAGGGGTTGTCTTAGCAGGAGGTCAATCATCGAGATTCGGCCGCCCAAAAATGTTTGAAATCTTTGAAGAAGAACCTTTGTATAAAAAAAGTTTAAAAGCTTTGCAAGGAAATTCTTTGCATCCTATCATCATCGCAACCAATGCCGAACTACAGCCAAATTTTGCGGAAGAAAATGTGGTGTTCCATATTGAAACAACACTGCATCAAGGGCCTTTAGTTGCACTCCAAAACGTCATGCAACATTTTCCTGATGTTGATTGGTTTGTTGTGCTGGCAAGCGATATGCCTTTTATAGACGCAGATTTTATCCGCAAAATGCTAAACCAAATCGATGACCGGTATGAAGCCATCGTCCCAAAGCAAAATTCAAAAATCCAGCCCCTTGCTGCCATTTATCGGCGTAGAACTTTGCCGATACTTGATTCTGTCATTCAACAACATAAAAGAAGCATGAAAGACTTTTTAAAGGAGCTGAAGGTTTGCTATGTTAAATTTGATGAGGAATGCCAAACCTTTGCCAATATTAATACCCAACAAGATTTGCTGGAAATTCTAAAAAAGGAGAAAAAATGA
- the moaC gene encoding cyclic pyranopterin monophosphate synthase MoaC encodes MRNFSHWNEEGRPKMVDISEKDTTKRTAIARGIITLSDELYEAIQKGGIKKGDPLQVAQIAGIMGAKKTPDLIPMCHPIMLQGVDFEFEYTKSKSGYELHIQATVKCTGKTGVEMEALTAVSVAALTFYDMCKAVDKRMVIKDIYLVQKTGGKSGTFVHHV; translated from the coding sequence ATGCGTAATTTTTCCCATTGGAATGAAGAAGGTCGTCCGAAAATGGTCGATATTTCCGAAAAAGATACAACAAAGCGTACAGCCATCGCACGCGGCATAATTACCTTATCCGATGAATTGTACGAAGCCATACAAAAGGGAGGAATCAAAAAAGGCGACCCATTGCAAGTGGCGCAAATTGCCGGAATTATGGGGGCGAAAAAAACGCCGGACCTTATTCCAATGTGCCACCCAATCATGTTGCAAGGCGTTGATTTTGAATTTGAATATACGAAATCGAAAAGCGGCTACGAATTGCATATCCAAGCAACGGTAAAATGCACCGGAAAAACCGGCGTTGAAATGGAGGCATTAACGGCTGTAAGTGTGGCGGCCCTCACTTTTTATGATATGTGCAAAGCTGTTGATAAAAGGATGGTCATTAAAGATATTTATCTTGTCCAAAAAACAGGAGGAAAAAGCGGAACGTTCGTGCATCATGTATAG
- the moaA gene encoding GTP 3',8-cyclase MoaA: MLQDQLKRPLRDLRISVTDRCNFRCQYCMPAEIFGPDYPFLKSEQLLTFDEIERLVKIFVSLGVKKIRFTGGEPLLRPRLSELIERIAAISGVEDLALTTNGSLLKKHAEDLAKAGLKRVSVSLDSLDEGRFSEINGHRGSVKAVLEGIEKAHEAGLKVKVNMVVKRGANEEDIVAMAKFFKERKQILRFIEYMDVGNTNGWKLDEVVTKQEILEQLNDVFPLKPIKPNYRGEVAKRYQYLDGDGEIGVISSVTEPFCATCTRARLSAEGKMYTCLFASSGTDLRSLLRNGADDETIQHCVINVWENRKDRYSEERNQYTKNKPKVEMSHIGG; this comes from the coding sequence ATGCTACAAGACCAATTGAAAAGACCTTTGCGTGATTTGCGAATATCGGTGACAGACCGATGCAATTTCCGCTGCCAATATTGCATGCCTGCCGAAATTTTCGGCCCGGATTATCCTTTTTTGAAATCGGAGCAGCTGCTTACTTTTGATGAAATCGAACGGCTCGTCAAGATTTTTGTGTCGCTGGGTGTGAAAAAAATTCGGTTTACAGGGGGAGAGCCTTTGTTGCGCCCCCGTTTATCGGAATTGATAGAACGTATTGCCGCTATTAGTGGAGTGGAGGATTTGGCCCTTACAACGAACGGCAGCTTGTTGAAAAAGCATGCGGAGGATTTGGCAAAGGCGGGGCTGAAAAGAGTTTCAGTCAGCCTAGATTCGCTGGATGAAGGCCGTTTTTCGGAAATAAACGGCCATCGGGGCAGTGTGAAGGCTGTTTTAGAAGGCATTGAAAAAGCCCATGAAGCAGGCTTAAAAGTGAAAGTCAATATGGTGGTAAAAAGGGGAGCCAATGAGGAAGATATTGTCGCCATGGCAAAATTTTTCAAAGAGAGAAAGCAAATTCTCCGTTTTATTGAATATATGGATGTGGGCAACACCAATGGATGGAAATTGGATGAAGTTGTCACAAAACAAGAGATTCTTGAACAATTGAACGATGTGTTTCCTTTAAAACCCATTAAGCCCAATTACCGAGGGGAAGTGGCAAAACGTTATCAGTATCTAGATGGAGATGGGGAAATCGGGGTTATTTCATCGGTTACAGAGCCTTTTTGCGCAACTTGTACCCGGGCTAGGCTGTCGGCTGAAGGAAAAATGTATACTTGTTTATTTGCTTCAAGCGGCACGGATTTGCGGAGTTTGTTAAGGAATGGCGCGGATGATGAAACCATCCAGCATTGTGTAATTAACGTGTGGGAAAACCGGAAAGACCGCTATTCCGAAGAACGCAATCAATATACAAAGAACAAGCCGAAAGTGGAAATGTCCCATATCGGAGGATAA
- the fdhD gene encoding formate dehydrogenase accessory sulfurtransferase FdhD, with product MKTTVTREIIRIENGEKQQVTDLIVSEYALTVKVNQQEIVTMVCTPEYVEDMVIGYLVSERILHYKDIEDIWHQEEEGFVHIKARKVNPFVQQLQNKRYLTSCCGMSRQGFVFASDALASKNLEDVKLSIAPEDCFRLMKEMQDSAQVFKQTGGVHNAALCDVKGIVISRMDIGRHNALDKIYGYCLRNNIPVKDKIIVFSGRISSEILMKVSKIGCAMVLSKSAPTELALNLAEQLGITTVGFIRNESMNIYTHPERIRLTKEGD from the coding sequence ATGAAAACTACGGTTACTCGGGAAATTATCCGAATTGAAAACGGCGAAAAACAGCAAGTCACGGATTTAATTGTTTCGGAATATGCACTCACTGTAAAGGTCAACCAACAGGAAATCGTGACAATGGTTTGCACGCCGGAATATGTGGAAGATATGGTCATTGGCTATCTCGTTTCAGAGCGCATTCTTCATTACAAAGATATTGAGGATATTTGGCATCAGGAAGAAGAGGGCTTTGTGCATATTAAAGCAAGGAAAGTGAACCCTTTTGTCCAACAACTGCAAAATAAACGGTATTTGACTTCTTGCTGCGGGATGAGCCGGCAAGGATTTGTCTTTGCAAGCGATGCATTGGCTTCTAAAAATTTGGAAGATGTGAAACTTAGCATCGCTCCGGAAGATTGTTTTCGATTGATGAAGGAAATGCAAGATTCTGCGCAAGTTTTTAAACAGACGGGCGGCGTCCACAATGCCGCACTTTGCGATGTAAAAGGCATTGTCATCAGCCGCATGGATATTGGGAGGCACAATGCCCTTGATAAAATATATGGCTATTGTTTGCGAAATAACATCCCGGTAAAAGATAAAATCATTGTTTTCAGCGGGCGCATTTCCTCGGAGATTTTAATGAAAGTGTCTAAAATCGGCTGTGCAATGGTTTTATCGAAATCTGCTCCTACAGAATTGGCCCTTAATTTAGCAGAACAGCTGGGCATCACAACGGTCGGATTCATCCGCAATGAGTCGATGAATATTTACACCCATCCAGAAAGAATCCGGCTAACGAAAGAAGGCGATTGA
- a CDS encoding DUF2294 domain-containing protein, with protein MSKKIHEFNNIIRKLRKNLFGKGPDRIHTVFIDNIVVSLLYGNLTPTERFIATTPEGAKMVHTARTTMIKDLYAKSTPKEMEELMGSKLLHLFTDIKIEEDCAVSVFIFEDPISE; from the coding sequence TTGTCTAAAAAGATACATGAATTTAATAATATCATCAGAAAACTGCGCAAAAATTTATTTGGAAAAGGGCCGGACCGCATTCATACGGTGTTTATTGATAATATCGTTGTATCGCTTTTATACGGCAATCTAACCCCAACAGAACGATTTATTGCCACAACGCCAGAAGGAGCCAAAATGGTGCATACCGCCCGCACAACGATGATTAAAGATTTATATGCCAAATCAACGCCGAAAGAAATGGAAGAATTGATGGGCTCTAAACTGCTCCATTTGTTTACCGACATCAAAATCGAGGAAGACTGTGCTGTTTCGGTCTTTATTTTTGAAGATCCAATTTCGGAATAA